Proteins from a genomic interval of bacterium HR17:
- the fliP gene encoding Flagellar biosynthetic protein FliP, whose translation MELMDASAARVLASCLVTCGVVWGLGWWLRRSLPQWSNRRQQLRVVEGLPLGGGRYLLLVKCGERQMLLALTPQHGVQLLADFPASEPEEAAQLKGRNGDVQTDERAPKDNVRHNSRWVWSSWLPLLTLLVILLVGAVAAAQSPTASAVRSQLSVGREAVQILLVLTLIALAPFLLSVMTCFTRIVIVLSLLRMALGTPQTPPNPVVIGMALFLTLFVMAPTLQEANEKGLRPFLQGHLSVERAVAEGYRPFQRFMLRQVREQDIALFLRIARLPNPQRPEDVPAHILVPAFILSEVRTGFEIGFLLSVPFLVVDVVIASVLMGLGMLMVPPMLISLPLKLLLFVLADGWHLLMRGLALSVR comes from the coding sequence GCCTGCCCCAATGGTCAAACCGCCGTCAACAGTTGCGGGTCGTTGAAGGGCTTCCGTTGGGGGGAGGGCGGTACCTGCTGCTGGTCAAGTGTGGCGAACGCCAGATGTTGTTAGCCCTCACACCGCAGCATGGGGTGCAGCTGCTCGCCGATTTCCCCGCCAGCGAGCCTGAAGAAGCGGCGCAACTGAAAGGGCGCAACGGTGATGTGCAAACGGACGAGAGGGCGCCAAAAGACAATGTCAGGCACAACAGCCGCTGGGTGTGGTCTTCATGGTTGCCTCTGCTGACCTTGCTTGTGATATTGCTCGTTGGTGCCGTCGCTGCCGCCCAATCACCGACAGCCTCCGCTGTCCGCTCACAACTGAGTGTCGGGCGAGAAGCGGTGCAGATTTTGTTGGTGTTGACTTTGATTGCGTTGGCGCCGTTTCTGCTGTCGGTCATGACTTGTTTCACCCGTATCGTCATCGTGCTGAGCCTGTTGCGGATGGCCTTGGGCACGCCACAGACGCCGCCCAATCCCGTCGTTATCGGCATGGCGTTGTTTTTAACGCTGTTCGTCATGGCGCCAACTTTGCAGGAAGCCAACGAGAAAGGGTTACGCCCTTTCTTGCAGGGGCACCTAAGCGTGGAGCGGGCTGTCGCTGAAGGTTATCGCCCGTTTCAGCGTTTTATGCTGCGGCAGGTGCGGGAGCAAGACATCGCTTTGTTTCTGCGCATCGCGCGACTGCCCAACCCTCAGCGCCCCGAAGATGTGCCGGCGCACATTCTCGTTCCCGCGTTTATTCTCAGCGAGGTGCGCACCGGCTTTGAAATCGGCTTTTTGCTCTCGGTGCCCTTTCTCGTCGTGGATGTCGTCATTGCCAGTGTGTTGATGGGGTTGGGCATGTTGATGGTGCCGCCCATGCTCATCTCCCTGCCGCTCAAACTGCTGTTGTTCGTGTTGGCGGACGGATGGCATCTCCTAATGCGCGGCTTAGCGCTCAGCGTCCGATGA
- the flhB gene encoding Flagellar biosynthetic protein FlhB, whose amino-acid sequence MLWSDKTEAPTPKRREDARKQGIVPRSAELTGTVVLLIGAVAAGWFLPQWWRTMTQGLSALIMHNDWTPLLRYTLMPTLLFVALLMGVAFIVGLVQTKFLFTLQPLRWDWQKVNPMAGIRRMFSAMALWDAMRNLLKAVIVAYIGFVTLRGQMDAVLGGTQWGVVEGAATIGHIAVQLFWRCLIALLILAAMDYAVQWWRVERSLRMTRQEIKDELKQFEGDPSVKARLRRRYRQLVMHRQLQRVREATVVVTNPTHYAVALRYAPKEMPAPQVIAKGSDWLAQRIVQEARRHSVPIVTNAPLAQALMKVNIGALIPPELYQAAAEVLAYVFRVTGRAKEVLGEA is encoded by the coding sequence ATGTTGTGGTCTGACAAAACAGAAGCACCGACGCCCAAACGGAGGGAAGACGCGCGCAAGCAAGGCATCGTGCCGCGCAGCGCTGAATTGACCGGCACAGTCGTTTTGCTTATCGGCGCCGTCGCAGCCGGATGGTTTTTGCCACAGTGGTGGCGAACGATGACGCAAGGACTTTCTGCCCTCATTATGCATAACGACTGGACCCCTTTGCTCCGCTACACCTTAATGCCGACTTTGCTGTTCGTGGCGCTGCTGATGGGCGTCGCATTCATCGTCGGCTTGGTTCAAACGAAGTTCTTGTTCACCCTTCAACCGTTGCGTTGGGATTGGCAGAAAGTCAACCCAATGGCAGGGATACGGCGTATGTTCTCGGCGATGGCGCTGTGGGATGCAATGCGCAACCTACTCAAAGCCGTAATCGTCGCTTACATCGGGTTTGTGACCTTGCGCGGGCAGATGGATGCAGTGTTAGGCGGCACGCAATGGGGCGTCGTGGAAGGAGCGGCTACAATCGGTCACATAGCCGTGCAATTGTTTTGGCGCTGCCTGATTGCCCTGCTTATCTTGGCGGCGATGGATTACGCCGTCCAATGGTGGCGCGTGGAGCGGTCTCTGCGCATGACACGCCAAGAAATTAAGGATGAACTGAAACAATTTGAGGGTGACCCATCTGTCAAAGCCCGCTTGCGTCGGCGCTATCGCCAATTGGTCATGCACCGCCAACTGCAACGGGTGCGTGAAGCGACTGTCGTCGTCACCAACCCCACGCATTACGCGGTCGCGTTGCGCTACGCCCCAAAAGAAATGCCCGCTCCGCAGGTCATCGCCAAGGGCAGCGATTGGTTGGCCCAGCGCATCGTTCAAGAAGCGCGCCGACACAGCGTCCCCATCGTCACTAACGCTCCGTTGGCGCAAGCCCTAATGAAGGTCAATATCGGGGCATTGATTCCACCTGAACTTTATCAGGCTGCCGCTGAAGTGCTGGCGTATGTCTTCCGCGTTACGGGACGCGCAAAGGAGGTGTTGGGTGAAGCATGA
- the flhA gene encoding Flagellar biosynthesis protein FlhA, whose amino-acid sequence MVSKTVGLKQNEVWTVVAVGSVLAMLLVPMPPMLLDLLLLLHFVGALALFFIVLMLREPLEFSSFPSVLLFAALFRTALSVAVMRAILTNGLAGQLVVSVGEWVLGGNFLVGVVLFLTLVIVQFAVVTGGANRIAEVAARFTLDALPGKQMSIDADLSAGLITEEEARRRRKQLELEADFYGAMDGAAKFMRGDAVTAFLVAVLCFVGGLLIGVWQRGESWETALRTYALLTVGQGLLVQIPALLVSAAAGFIVTRAASDESLGATVAKEAKAQPDALLFAAGIAALLGLLPGLPKVPFLVLSIGMGVGAWWLRQQALKPPAQPTTPSVTQHPQDFTAFVRVDPVEVELGFALVPMAMEQEGGKLLHRITNLRRKLAEELGLLVPPVRVRDNLLLPPNRYVIKVRGAKVSEGDCYPHNLLAIGAPQLPPLEGVAARDPAFGLPAYWIAPDKKREAERCGYTVVDAETTIITHLSEVIKAYAPDIMSRQEVQALLEQVRQTHPAVVEEVTPQLLSRSEIHQVLCNLLAEGVPIKDMVAILEAMADAARLSKDTDFLTERVRRRLARLICQLVQLPDGTLPIIALDPAMEQRLLTHVQETDGGRLLVPDPGLWQRLVEEIARAAERVAAEGVQPVLVCSGALRLPLRRLLGRFLPRLPVISYEEVNAAKVSMQTKAVVGGDLA is encoded by the coding sequence ATGGTGTCCAAAACGGTAGGACTTAAGCAAAATGAAGTATGGACAGTGGTGGCGGTGGGGTCGGTGTTGGCGATGTTGTTGGTGCCGATGCCGCCGATGTTGCTGGATTTGCTGTTGCTGTTGCATTTTGTCGGGGCGTTGGCGCTGTTCTTCATCGTCCTGATGCTGCGTGAGCCGTTAGAGTTCTCGTCTTTTCCGTCGGTTTTGTTGTTCGCGGCGTTGTTTCGGACGGCGTTGTCCGTCGCTGTGATGCGAGCGATTTTGACCAACGGCTTGGCTGGGCAGTTGGTTGTCTCTGTTGGGGAATGGGTGTTAGGGGGAAATTTCCTCGTCGGCGTCGTGTTGTTCCTAACGCTGGTCATCGTGCAATTTGCCGTCGTGACGGGTGGGGCTAACCGCATCGCGGAAGTGGCGGCGCGGTTCACTTTGGACGCGCTGCCCGGCAAGCAAATGAGCATTGACGCTGACTTGTCGGCAGGGTTGATCACCGAGGAAGAAGCGCGCCGCCGCCGCAAACAGTTGGAACTGGAAGCCGATTTTTACGGAGCGATGGACGGTGCCGCCAAGTTCATGCGGGGCGATGCGGTCACGGCGTTTTTGGTGGCGGTGTTGTGTTTTGTCGGCGGCTTGCTTATCGGCGTCTGGCAACGGGGCGAAAGTTGGGAGACGGCGCTGCGCACCTACGCTTTGTTGACTGTCGGGCAAGGGTTACTCGTTCAAATTCCCGCTTTGTTAGTCTCCGCTGCCGCAGGGTTCATCGTCACGCGTGCCGCTTCGGATGAAAGTTTGGGCGCGACAGTCGCTAAGGAGGCGAAAGCGCAACCGGATGCGTTGCTGTTTGCTGCGGGTATCGCGGCGCTGCTGGGGTTGCTGCCGGGGTTGCCGAAGGTGCCTTTTCTGGTGCTGAGCATCGGGATGGGCGTTGGAGCATGGTGGCTGCGGCAGCAAGCCCTCAAACCGCCAGCACAACCGACGACACCGTCAGTGACGCAGCACCCTCAGGATTTCACCGCGTTCGTGCGGGTTGACCCGGTTGAAGTGGAGTTAGGTTTTGCGCTGGTGCCAATGGCGATGGAGCAAGAAGGCGGGAAATTGCTGCACCGTATCACGAACCTGCGACGGAAACTGGCGGAGGAATTGGGCTTATTGGTGCCTCCCGTGCGGGTGCGGGATAACTTGTTGCTGCCTCCCAACCGTTATGTTATTAAAGTGCGTGGGGCGAAAGTGAGCGAAGGCGACTGTTACCCCCATAACTTGTTAGCCATCGGCGCTCCGCAATTGCCACCGTTGGAAGGGGTCGCCGCAAGAGATCCAGCGTTTGGGCTCCCCGCTTACTGGATTGCCCCGGACAAAAAGCGTGAGGCGGAGCGGTGCGGTTACACCGTCGTGGACGCGGAAACGACCATCATCACCCACTTGTCTGAAGTCATCAAAGCCTACGCCCCAGACATTATGTCCCGCCAGGAAGTTCAGGCGCTGTTGGAGCAAGTGCGCCAGACCCATCCCGCTGTCGTGGAAGAGGTCACGCCCCAGTTGCTTTCGCGCAGTGAAATCCACCAAGTCCTCTGTAACCTGTTGGCGGAGGGTGTGCCTATCAAAGACATGGTCGCTATCTTGGAGGCGATGGCGGATGCCGCCCGTCTCAGTAAGGACACGGATTTTTTGACCGAGCGTGTCCGCCGCCGTTTAGCCCGCCTCATTTGCCAACTCGTTCAATTGCCGGATGGGACTTTGCCAATCATCGCCTTAGACCCAGCAATGGAGCAGCGACTGTTGACACATGTTCAGGAAACGGACGGGGGGCGACTCCTCGTGCCCGACCCAGGGCTGTGGCAGCGGTTGGTAGAAGAGATCGCCCGCGCCGCTGAGCGCGTGGCGGCTGAGGGTGTGCAACCCGTGCTTGTTTGCAGCGGGGCGTTGCGGCTGCCGTTGCGCCGGCTGTTAGGGCGGTTTCTGCCGCGTTTGCCGGTCATCAGTTACGAGGAAGTCAATGCCGCAAAGGTGTCTATGCAAAC